In one Brassica oleracea var. oleracea cultivar TO1000 chromosome C9, BOL, whole genome shotgun sequence genomic region, the following are encoded:
- the LOC106315959 gene encoding transcription repressor OFP13: protein MGKKKMMKLSSLFRGVSGGLLAVPLCYNAKSLSFRVGDDMIKTVNSVFFDNDGGGGDVLEAETPESWFTNSSETASHSTESDQDLDAESLEMVVRGVVRSERLFFDPGVTSSILEKSKSECDSKSKAAAVISEDRDCSIYTPPIEDISVPVAMESDDPYGDFRRSMEEMVRSHGELAKDWRSLEAMLAWYLRMNGKRSHGVIVSAFVDLLSGLSDSGAGASSVSDSARYSTAVSSLPTSPLCSSSRGQTEIEEEERRSC from the coding sequence ATGGGGAAGAAGAAGATGATGAAGCTCTCATCTCTCTTCAGAGGCGTCTCCGGTGGATTACTGGCGGTTCCTCTCTGCTACAATGCCAAGAGTCTCTCGTTTCGAGTCGGAGACGACATGATCAAGACTGTCAACTCTGTCTTCTTCGACAACGATGGAGGAGGAGGAGATGTGTTAGAAGCCGAAACGCCCGAGTCGTGGTTCACGAACTCGTCCGAGACGGCGAGTCACTCAACCGAGTCGGATCAAGACCTCGACGCTGAATCTCTCGAGATGGTTGTTAGAGGAGTCGTTAGATCGGAGCGGCTGTTCTTCGATCCGGGAGTCACCAGCTCGATCCTCGAGAAATCGAAATCGGAATGCGATTCGAAATCCAAAGCGGCGGCGGTTATATCGGAGGATCGGGATTGTAGTATCTACACGCCGCCGATCGAGGACATCAGCGTCCCGGTGGCGATGGAGTCCGACGATCCGTACGGCGATTTCCGGCGATCGATGGAGGAGATGGTGAGGAGCCACGGCGAGCTTGCCAAGGATTGGCGGAGCTTGGAGGCGATGCTCGCGTGGTACTTGAGGATGAACGGGAAGAGGAGCCACGGCGTGATCGTGAGCGCATTCGTCGATCTACTCTCGGGGCTCTCTGATTCCGGCGCCGGTGCATCGTCGGTGTCTGACTCGGCTCGTTACTCCACCGCCGTATCTTCTTTGCCGACGTCGCCGTTATGTTCGTCGTCTCGTGGTCAGACGGAGATCGAAGAAGAAGAGAGACGGAGCTGTTAA
- the LOC106318361 gene encoding pentatricopeptide repeat-containing protein At5g04810, chloroplastic, whose protein sequence is MDNGGSVLSLSAPHFSYSATILRRHSPAASISYSLKPQPPQPPPEPPESPDLRRPEKSLGSSSPSSSPTPKAPLKNPLKGLNNPNRSSASPLVQSEVASKVSSFGSALASKLRLSSKLSPPPPPPPPPPSPVEETQFRDDLQTDTKPKENREFRQEGKIFVGNLPTWIKKPDLEEFFRQFGPIETAILIKGHHEVEKNAGFGFIIYAAEKSAMKAVEFDGVEFHGRVLTVKLDDGKRLKTKAEQRARWVEEGEEEDAKMSSKSSWHQEREGSRKTLQRILDSNGDNWQAVVSAFEKINKPSRTEFGLMVKYYGRRGDMHRARETFERMRSRGITPTSRIYTSLIHAYAVGRDMEEALSCVRKMKEEGIEMSLVTYSVIVGGFSKAGNAEAADQWFDEAKRIHKSLNASIYGKIIYAHCQACNMERAEALVREMEEEGIDAPIAIYHTMMDGYTMVADEKKCLIVFKRLKECGFAPTVVTYGCLINLYTKVGKIPKALEVSRTMKEQGIKHNLKTYSMMINGFVKLKDWANAFAVFEDMVNDGMKPDVILYNNIIAAFCGMGNMERAVQTVKEMQKLRHRPTTRTFMPIIHGYAKSGDMRKSLEVFDMMRRCGCVPTVHTFNALINGLVEKRQMEKAVEILDEMTLAGVSANEHTYTKIMQGYASVGDTGKAFEYFTRLQSEGLKVDIFTYEALLKACCKSGRMQSALAVTKEMSTRNIPRNSFVYNILIDGWARRGDVWEAADLMQQMKKEGVKPDIHTYTSFISACSKAGDMNRATQTIQEMEALGVRPNIKTYTTLIKGWARASLPEKALSCYEEMKAMGLKPDKAVYHCLMTSLLSRASMAEGYIYSGVMSICKEMVEAGLIVDMGTAVHWSKCLCKIEGSGGELTETLQKTFPPDWSSHHHHHHSYLDQVSDVDSEDDNDDVDGESDDDVDLVSGILSSK, encoded by the exons ATGGATAACGGAGGGAGCGTGTTGTCCCTCTCTGCTCCACACTTCTCTTACTCCGCCACCATCCTCCGTCGCCACTCTCCGGCGGCATCCATCTCCTACTCCCTCAAACCACAGCCACCACAACCTCCGCCCGAACCACCCGAGAGTCCAGACCTTCGCCGACCGGAAAAATCTCTCGGTTCTTCCTCTCCTTCCTCTTCCCCTACGCCTAAAGCCCCTCTCAAGAATCCCCTCAAGGGTCTGAACAATCCCAATCGCTCTTCCGCGTCTCCTCTTGTTCAATCAGAGGTTGCCAGTAAAGTCTCTTCCTTTGGCTCTGCTTTAGCATCGAAGCTACGTTTATCCAGCAAGCTATCTCCTCCACCTCCTCCACCACCACCACCACCATCTCCAGTGGAGGAAACCCAATTCCGAGACGACTTACAAACCGACACGAAACCAAAGGAAAATCGGGAATTCCGACAAGAAGGGAAGATATTTGTCGGAAATCTCCCGACTTGGATTAAAAAACCAGACTTGGAGGAGTTTTTCCGACAATTCGGCCCCATAGAGACCGCCATTCTAATCAAAGGCCACCACGAGGTGGAGAAGAACGCCGGATTCGGGTTCATCATCTACGCGGCGGAGAAGTCCGCAATGAAGGCCGTGGAGTTCGACGGCGTTGAGTTTCACGGTAGAGTGCTGACGGTGAAGCTAGACGACGGGAAGAGGCTGAAGACGAAGGCTGAGCAGAGAGCGAGATGGGTGGAAGAAGGGGAAGAAGAAGACGCTAAGATGTCGAGTAAGTCGTCGTGGCATCAGGAGAGAGAAGGGTCGAGGAAGACACTACAGAGGATTTTGGATAGTAATGGAGATAACTGGCAAGCTGTTGTCTCTGCTTTCGAGAAGATCAACAAG CCGTCTAGGACGGAGTTTGGTTTGATGGTGAAGTACTATGGAAGAAGAGGGGACATGCATCGAGCACGTGAGACTTTTGAGAGGATGCGTTCCAGAGGTATCACGCCAACGTCACGTATATACACAAG CCTTATTCACGCTTATGCAGTTGGTAGAGACATGGAGGAAGCGCTCTCTTGCGTTCGTAAGATGAAAGAAGAAGGGATTGAGATGAGTTTGGTGACTTATAGTGTTATCGTTGGAGGCTTCTCTAAAGCTGGAAATGCAGA AGCTGCAGATCAGTGGTTTGATGAGGCCAAAAGGATACACAAATCCCTTAATGCCAGTATCTATGGAAAAATCATATATGCACACTG TCAGGCGTGCAACATGGAACGAGCAGAGGCATTGGTTAGGGAGATGGAAGAAGAAGGTATCGACGCACCTATTGCTATCTACCACACCATGATGGACGGTTACACAATGGTCGCCGATGAGAAGAAATGTTTAATTGTTTTCAAAAGACTCAAG GAATGTGGATTCGCTCCAACAGTTGTCACTTATGGCTGCCTCATTAATCTTTATACTAAG GTTGGGAAGATTCCAAAAGCTTTAGAAGTCAGCAGAACGATGAAGGAACAAGGCATAAAGCACAACTTAAAGACCTATTCGATGATGATCAATGGGTTCGTTAAACTAAAAGACTGGGCCAATGCCTTTGCTGTGTTTGAAGATATGGTTAACGACGGCATGAAACCTGATGTTATACTGTATAACAACATCATCGCTGCCTTCTGCGGAATGGGTAACATGGAACGAGCCGTCCAGACCGTGAAGGAAATGCAGAAGCTGAGGCATAGGCCGACCACGAGGACGTTCATGCCTATCATACACGGATATGCCAAGTCCGGTGACATGAGGAAATCTCTAGAGGTTTTCGATATGATGAGGAGATGTGGCTGTGTTCCAACCGTTCACACCTTCAATGCTTTGATTAATGGGCTAGTTGAGAAACGTCAG ATGGAGAAGGCAGTTGAGATATTAGATGAGATGACACTAGCGGGTGTTAGCGCAAACGAACACACTTACACAAAGATCATGCAAGGCTATGCATCAGTTGGCGATACGGGGAAAGCCTTTGAGTATTTCACAAGGCTTCAAAGCGAAGGTTTGAAGGTTGACATCTTCACCTACGAGGCGCTGCTTAAAGCCTGCTGCAAATCAGGACGGATGCAGAGTGCACTAGCTGTCACCAAAGAGATGAGCACAAGAAACATCCCTCGCAACTCCTTCGTCTATAACATATTGATCGACGG ATGGGCAAGGAGAGGTGATGTATGGGAAGCTGCGGATTTGATGCAGCAGATGAAGAAAGAAGGTGTTAAACCAGACATTCATACTTACACATCTTTCATCAGTGCTTGCTCTAAAGCTGGCGACATGAAT AGAGCTACACAAACAATCCAAGAGATGGAAGCATTAGGGGTGAGGCCAAACATCAAGACGTACACGACGTTAATAAAAGGATGGGCTCGAGCTTCTCTTCCGGAGAAAGCCTTGAGTTGCTACGAGGAGATGAAAGCGATGGGGCTTAAACCTGATAAAGCTGTGTATCACTGCCTTATGACATCGCTTCTCTCTCGTGCTTCAATGGCAGAAGGGTACATTTACTCGGGAGTAATGTCGATCTGCAAGGAGATGGTGGAAGCAGGTTTGATCGTTGATATGGGAACTGCAGTTCACTGGTCTAAATGTCTCTGTAAGATTGAAGGTTCTGGTGGTGAGCTGACAGAGACGTTGCAGAAGACTTTCCCACCTGATTGGAGCTCTCATCATCATCATCACCATAGCTACTTGGATCAGGTTTCTGATGTCGATTCTGAGGATGATAATGATGATGTTGATGGTGAAAGTGATGATGATGTTGACTTGGTTTCTGGTATATTATCTTCCAAGTAA
- the LOC106313789 gene encoding basic leucine zipper 2 gives MSRPGQLPPRCPIPKKLSLNPYADTFYSSSSPVESYISHHHKSSSPTQDSTLEEQPAWLDELLGDKTDCGGPSPLRRSASDSVVLLGDISADFAGFNQSEEDEESLTSEACGELESACVYGPNSPRARNSSSFSGSPIASAFSDYGSQKAPQNAVDTVKGSICHPHEADNACGSNAKRNPGQRSRVRKLQYIAELERRVSMLQAVEADLSVRVASLLQTRATLSLENSQMKQQMAILKQDKLIREGEYLLLKKEAQRLNSRLRNFGSSNNNNRLARSYSAGSSIGPRTGSSHLDWNLLDLTKLNLN, from the exons ATGTCAAGGCCTGGTCAGCTACCTCCTCGTTGCCCTATCCCAAAGAAGCTGTCTTTGAATCCTTATGCAGATACATTCTACTCTTCTTCTTCCCCCGTTGAATCATACATTAGCCATCATCACAAGTCTTCTTCTCCCACTCAAGATTCCACGCTCGAGGAGCAACCAGCTTGGCTTGACGAGCTGCTGGGTGACAAAACTGACTGTGGAGGTCCTTCTCCTCTGCGCCGCTCGGCTAGCGACTCGGTTGTGCTGTTGGGAGACATCTCGGCGGACTTTGCTGGTTTTAACCAAAGCGAGGAAGATGAAGAGAGTTTGACTTCTGAAGCTTGTGGGGAGTTGGAGTCGGCTTGTGTGTATGGTCCCAACTCGCCGAGAGCAAGGAACAGCTCGAGCTTCTCTGGTAGCCCTATTGCTTCTGCCTTCTCGGATTATGGTTCTCAGAAAGCTCCTCAGAACGCAGTTGATACTGTGAAAGGAAGCATTTGTCATCCACATGAGGCAGATAATGCTTGCGGTTCAAATGCAAAAAG GAACCCAGGACAGCGTTCAAGAGTTCGTAAGCTCCAGTACATTGCTGAACTTGAGAGGAGGGTATCCATGCTGCAG GCGGTGGAAGCAGATTTATCAGTGAGAGTGGCTTCACTTCTTCAGACACGTGCAACACTGTCCTTGGAGAACAGCCAGATGAAGCAGCAGATGGCGATACTAAAGCAGGACAAGCTCATAAGGGAAG GTGAATACCTGTTACTAAAGAAGGAAGCTCAGAGATTGAACTCCAGATTGAGAAACTTTGGGAGCAGCAACAACAATAACAGGCTGGCCAGGTCTTACTCTGCCGGTTCAAGTATAGGTCCACGGACAGGTTCGTCACACTTGGACTGGAACTTGCTTGATCTGACTAAACTCAATCTCAACTAA
- the LOC106313684 gene encoding 40S ribosomal protein S17-4-like, which produces MGRVRTKTVKKSSRQVIEKYYSRMTLDFHTNKKILEEVAIIPSKRLRNKIAGFSTHLMKRIQKGPVRGISLKLQEEERERRMDFVPDESAIKTDVIKVDKETLEMLASLGMADTPGFSEVETQAPAPAFGRPPRRF; this is translated from the coding sequence ATGGGGCGTGTCCGTACCAAGACCGTGAAGAAATCTTCTCGCCAAGTCATCGAGAAGTACTACTCTCGCATGACTCTCGACTTCCACACCAACAAGAAGATCCTCGAAGAAGTCGCAATCATCCCTTCGAAGCGTCTCCGCAACAAGATCGCTGGATTCTCCACTCATCTCATGAAGAGGATCCAGAAGGGACCAGTCCGTGGTATCTCGCTCAAGCTTCAAGAGGAAGAGCGTGAGCGCCGCATGGACTTTGTTCCCGATGAGTCTGCCATCAAGACCGATGTGATCAAGGTGGACAAGGAGACTCTTGAGATGCTTGCTTCCCTTGGAATGGCTGACACTCCTGGCTTCTCTGAAGTCGAGACACAGGCTCCGGCACCTGCTTTTGGCAGGCCACCCAGAAGGTTCTGA
- the LOC106317086 gene encoding uncharacterized protein LOC106317086: MGKHTNPNPDESGAEMDPAWECAGKGACELKQRRFADTIMPHILNLYGSCAKAKDFDMYAPNASFEDPLTHAQGVKQIKSAFYSLSKVFGESKIVEYHIQESVIAPGKKEILIDNKQHYKLLGKNIHMISLIKLYVENDKIVRHEDWWDKKPLRNRDTVSFPLVGRVMEMGRRGLMLATHAMMGFGKDPSSH; the protein is encoded by the exons ATGGGGAAACACACTAATCCGAATCCAG ATGAATCTGGAGCGGAGATGGATCCGGCGTGGGAATGCGCGGGAAAAGGAGCGTGTGAATTGAAACAGAGGCGATTTGCTGATACGATCATGCCTCATATCCTCAACTT GTATGGGTCTTGCGCAAAAGCAAAAGATTTTGACATGTATGCACCAAATGCTTCGTTTGAGGACCCTTTAACTCATGCTCAAGG GGTGAAGCAAATCAAATCAGCATTTTATTCACTCTCAAAG GTGTTTGGTGAGTCAAAAATAGTTGAATATCATATTCAGGAAAGTGTTATCGCACCGGGGAAGAAAGAG ATACTAATTGACAACAAACAACACTACAAGCTCCTGGGAAAGAACATTCACATGATCTCTCTCATTAAACTCTATGTCGAGAACGACAAGATTGTCCGACACGAAGACTG GTGGGACAAGAAACCTCTCAGGAACAGAGACACTGTTAGCTTCCCGTTAGTAGGTCGGGTAATGGAGATGGGTCGAAGAGGCTTGATGCTAGCGACTCATGCCATGATGGGTTTTGGTAAAGATCCTAGCTCGCATTGA